The genomic segment ATACTGTCGCAAATTGCTGGGACCCGACGCAATTGTTGGCTTATCAGCAAATACAGAACACCTGATTGACATCATTAACGCCCTGCCTGCGGGAGTCATTGATTATGTTGGCGCTGGTCCCGTGCATCCAACCACAAGCAAACCCGATGCAGGTATTGACGAGCATGGCGTTGCACATAATCTTGAAATTGAGGGTATTAGAAGATTATCCGAAGTTAGTAGCTACCCCGTTGTAGCAGGTGGTGGAGTGACAGTCGACGACATGCCTGCATTGGCACAAACCAAAGTGGCAGGGTGGTTTGTCATTTCAGCTATCGCAGGCAAGTCAGACCCAGAACTAGCTACAACACAACTCATTGAAGCTTGGAACAGCGCAAAACATCAACAATCTTGAAATCAACAAACACCAAGGAGACCAGCATGGAATCACCTACAGAACAACACCACTCAGATAGTGACAAGCCCTATATCAATACTGTTGCTGCTTTATGTATTGCGCCAAGTGGGGTTGGCGATGAATTATCAGAATATGTCGCACAAGCAGTGGCCACCATTCGCGACTCTGGTCTCCCAAATGAGACCAATGCAATGTTCACCAACATCGAGGGCGACTTGGATGAAGTTCTAGCGGTCGTAAAAGATGCCACTATGAAGCTCGCTGGCCAGGGGTATCGCACCGGAGTCACACTGAAACTCGATATTCGGCCAGGTTTTACAGGCCAGCTCACCCGCAAACCACAATTAGTAGACGAAATCCTCAATAAGCAGCAATAACCGCAGCCCAAATAACAGATAACTGCAGCAAAATGACAGTTCTAGAGCAACATTGGCAATGAATTGCTCTCCTCTTGGTGCAGTTATCGGTTATTTATGACGTTATGCCTTGACTCCACCGAAACGACGATCTCGGTGAATGTAATCATCTATAGATCTCCACAGCACGTCACGCCCACAGTCCGGAAACAACTCTGGCACGAAGTCGAGTTCAGCATATGCAGCTTCCCAAGGGAGAAAGTTGCTCGTGCGTTGCTCGCCTGAAGTACGAATTACCAGATCACAATCAGGAATATCAGGGTTATACAGATGCTCAGCAATCATCTTCTCTGTAACCCTGCCGCCCTTAATTTTGCCAGATGCCACTTCTTTGGCGATTGCACTCGCCGCGTCAGCTATTTCTGCACGACCTCCATAATTGATGCAAAATACTACATCAATCACTGAATTATTCTTGGTCCGATCCATAGCGACTTCTAGTTCGTCAATTACAGATTTCCATAATTTGGGTCTGCGCCCTGACCAACGAACTCGCACGCCCCACTCATCCATCTGCGCCACACGCCTATGAATAATGTCACGCGAAAAGCCCATTAAAAATCGCACTTCAGCTGGGCTACGCTTCCAATTCTCAGTAGAAAAAGTATACAGACTCAAATAACGAACACCAGACTCAATAGCACCCGCAATCGTATCGAAAACCACTGGCTCCGCTGCCTGATGACCCTTTGTACGTTCTAAGCCACGCTGCTTAGCCCAACGCCCATTACCGTCCATAATCACGCCTACGTGACGAGGTACGGCATTCTTTGGAAAATCAGGGATGCGAGATGGTTCGGAAAAGGGTGCTGCCGGTATATCCAATGAAGTGTAATCAACCTGTTCAAAGCTCATGGTCACGAATCTAACAAGCGTAGTGAACGAATCGGCCGCTCAAGATAATATTCGCCCCATTCCTCAACAATACGTGCGCATAGTGGGTCAATTGCAACTCTCTCACCGTGCCTGCCGTGCTCAGCAGTTTCACCGGCAACATCCAAAACAGACCAGTCACCATGAACTAATGCGTTCAGCACTGTGCAACTATGAGCAGATATACGCCTAGCCTCCGGCGTCCGGTCATTGCTACACATCACACCTCCAGCAGGAACAGAGAAAAAATCTAAACCTTCTCGCCTGCCACACACCACACAGGAGTCACATCGTGGGAACCAGCCAGCAAGAGCTAATGAGCGCATCACATAGGAGGCACTAATCAGCTCAGGACGGTGACGGTGCCTAGATAAGGATGCCAAAGCGGCCACCAGTAAGGAATATTGATCCTTCGCTGACTCGTGCTCACTACTGAGCAGTTTATTAATCGTTTCAAGAATGACTGAGCCATTGGTATACAAGTCATAATCACCACAAATCAAGTCTGCATAAGGCATAATGCTGGCGGCTTGAGTAATTCTATCCAGAGTTCTTCCCTCGGCAATCAGCACATCCGTGCGCATAAAAGGTTCAAGCCTTGCGCCAAATTTCGATTTCGTACGTCGTACCCCTTTAGCAACTGCACGAATCTTTCCATGTTCCCTGCTGAGCAAGGTGATGATGCGATCTGCCTCGCCTAACTTAACTGTGGTGAGCACTACTGCTTCATCACGATATGTGACCACTGCCCACCTCCCTGTAGCTTCTGACACTACCGCACTGACTCTCACTGTGGAGATAGCAGGGAAGCAGATTCGTCTATTTGCCTAATCCAGTACTTGCCTAATCCAGCATTCGTTTAATACACAAATAATCCCCAAAATGCAAAAACCAGCAGAATACAGAACATCGCCAGCGTAGTAATTACGAATAATGCACGGCCAAGTCTGGTCGAAGCCAATACTGGTTTGCTCTTCTGCTGTGCTATAGCAAGCTTCTCCTCAGCACTCAAACCTGCTGCATCTTGGTGTATCGACGTGAGTCCACGCAAAGAAGCGACTTCAAATAGACGCCCAAAAATTCTCGACCAAGCCCATACTACTAATGTGGAGACAATTTGAATTACTGGCCAACTCCAATAAATCATGCCAGCAGGCTCTGGAGCCCCTCCCCAAGCAAGTTTAACTACCCCGACAACCACCTGCCCTAATCCTGAGATAAAGAGCAACAAGGTAGCCAAAGTAGTGCCTGTAATCAACAGCAAGATACCGCCAAACCCATGTACAAAACCTAGTGCATGCCCCTTGTGCTTAACAATGTGCTTGATTTTGCTCCCTAAAGCAACCAGCGCTAGCACAATAGACGCCAAAATAAATAGGATAGCAGCTACATGAACCCCGATCATGTACACCGTCAGAGTGGGGCGCGCATGCAAATCGCTCGGCACCGCGATGGATTGACGAATCGTTTCTCCTGCTACACGCTCCGAAGTCTGGGTAAGATTATTGACCTGACCTATAGCCCAATCCGTCACATCTTCGGGATAATGGTCTGCGAGTGGGGTACCTGACTGTGCCTCATCACCCAATCGCAACACATGGTTAGCTATAGGATAATTACGAACCGTCACATTCCAATTATTCGCTTGATGCGCAAGTTTAAGTATCTCTTGAGTTCCTTCGACTTGGGCTGTCATGACGTCTTTGGAACCATATGCCACAAATGTCGGAATTGCGTATGCGCTTGCGCGCATAGTGTCTATATCAATGTTATCTAAGTTAAAAAGAGCTGCGTCAGTGCTAAAGAGTCGTCGCACAATGGACTGGTAGCCTGGATTAGCTCCTACCAATGCAAAGTCCTGAGCCGCCAGAAAACCTAGAGAATGCCTGGGAGAATTCACCATCGGACTAAGCAAAATTTGGAAAGCAATCTTGGGATCGTCCTGAAGCAAATATGCACTAATCCACGTGCTCTCACTGGTGGCGTAGATACCCACTTTTTCAGAATCCACATTACTTTGATTCCGAAGGTACTGCACAGCCTGGTCGTAGGCTTTAGCAGAAGCAGGATAATCACGGTTGACGTCGCTGGTATTCCACACCGGCTTGTCTATCACCACAGTCACGAAGCCTGCTGACGATAGAGTCTCTGCTACATCGCCAAAGGAGTTATCGCTGGTGCCATATCCCGCACCATGCATAAATACAATGGCAGGTAACTTCCCGCTGGCCCCTACAGGCTCTCGTATGAGCATATTAATGTTTTGCTTATCGCCCGTGGATGACTGTGTGGCGACGAATGACTCGTGGTGTTCCTTAACTTGATAATCACCGTCTTTTGCCAAATGCACGTTATCAGGATTATTGAAAGTGACACTAGTGTCGGAAGACAGCGTAGCAACACTTTGATTCGTTGGCTCATTTTTCCAAGGAACAGTGGTGATGTGTGAGACGGATGTGAGAATACCAATCATCATAATGAAAATGGGAAGGCTTACCATTAACCTCCTGGACCGGCTCCAAGCCCTGTTCGCCTTAGCTGCATATTCATCATTCGACACGGGAGTCATTCTAACCGCACAGCCCGTACACCGGCTCAACATCGTTGATCAATCTCAAGGAGCTTTGCTCCAAGATACGAGCTATCACCTATGTTTCCAGCGGTTCCGACAGATACGAGAAGATTGGCAACACCACAGGATGTTGAACGACCATATCGTCAGTACTATCGTCCTCTTTTGCCTCCATACTTTCAGCCATATCCAATGCACGCTGCAACAAGGTTGAGACGATACGATCCTCAGCAACAGTTTCAACAACCTCGCCTTTGATAAAAATCTGCCCCTTGCCATTGCCAGAAGCGACGCCAAGATCTGCCTCACGCGCCTCTCCAGGACCATTAACGATGCATCCCATCACTGCAACAATGGTGCTGTAACGTCTTTGAGACCGTCAGCCACCTGATTCGCTAAGGCAATCACATCCACTTGTGCCCTGCCACAGCTTGGACATGAAATCAAATCGAAGTGACGTTTCCGTAAACCCAGATACTCCAATATTTTGCATCCAACTTTGGCTTCCTCAACTGGTGGCGCGGAAAGAGAGACACGAATGGTGTCACCAATCCCCTCAGCTAACAAGGCACCAAATGCAACACAAGATTTAATTGTTCCTTGCCATTGTGGTCCAGCTTCGGTGACGCCAAGATGCAGAGGCCAATCGCCTTTACTAGCAAGTAAACGGTAAGTTTGAATCATGGTCACAGGGTCATGATGTTTCACAGAGATTTTGAAATCAACAAAGCCGACATCTTCGAAAAGCTTTGCTTCCCTTATTGCTGATTCCACCAAAGCTTGAGGCGTCGGAGCTCCATAACGCTGATAAATATCACTATCCAAACTTCCCGCATTCACTCCTATTCGTAAAGACACTCCTGCTTGTTTGGCTGCTTCACATATTTGAGGTCCAACTTGTTTGAATTTTCTGATGTTGCCTGGGTTGACTCGTACCGCTGCACAACCAGCATCAATAGCGCGAAAAACATATTTGCTCTGAAAATGAATATCGGCGATTACTGGCAAAGGAGACTTACGCACAATCGCGGGGAGAGCCTCAGCGTCTTCCTGATTAGGGACAGCAACTCTCACTATGTCGCAACCTGCTGCGCTGAGTTGTGCAATTTGACGAAGAGTGGCATCTACATCAGATGTTTTCGTATTGGTCATTGATTGTACTGAAATTGGGGCTCCACCACCGACCGGTACTGAACCCACCATGATCCTCCTTGATTCACGGCGGGAGTGCAATGAAGCAATACACGTTTCAGCCTCAGCTGTGCGCCGAAAGGCATGCTGTTGATTGTTACTGGCAAGATTCACAGGCGACTCCCCGCCGTTGGTGACCATAACACCTCTATTCTTTCCTGTTCAGTGACTCTTTGCTTAGCTCTCAGCTCTCACGAGCAAGGAATCGGCGATTCTTCTCGCATCGCGTTCAAGTTCGAAAATCTGTTCAACTTCTTGACACCAACCCTGCTCTTTGAGTTGTGTATCCATCTGATCGAGTGTGACACGCACTACATCGATGATGGCAAGATATGGCAATCTATGCTGCAGAAAAGCTTGCACTGCCTGTTCATTAGCAGCATTCATAGCGATAGTGTGGTTCTCAGAAGTTTCCAACGCTTCCCGAGCTACAGACACTGCCGGAAAAGCCTCATCATTAACCACATCAAAGGTCCATTGACTAGCTTGCGACCAATCACAGGCTGATGATATTTGTGGCAAACGATCTGGTGCCGACAGTCCCAAAGCAATCGGTAATTTCATATCTGGAGGCGACATCTGTGCAATGGTGGCACCATCACAGAATTCAACTAAAGAATGCACGATTGATTGTGGATGAACGGTGACTTGTATATGCTGCGGCGGAATGCCAAACAGTCGACTAGCTTCAATAATCTCAAGCCCTTTGTTCATCATATTTGAGGAATTGACAGTCACCACAGGACCCATATGCCATGTGGGATGGCACAACGCTTGCTCAGGAGTGATAGTGCGCATACGTTCTGTGGACCACGTTCGGAAAGGGCCACCAGATGCTGTCAGAATCAGAGAAGCAACTTCATGATGTGCACCAGAACGTAATGATTGCCATATCGCCGAATGCTCCGAATCAACTGGATTGATTTGCTTTGGTCGTACTTGTGCATCAAAAAGCAAATGTCCCCCTGCAACAACTGACTCTTTATTAGCCAAGGCAAGTTGAGCACCTGATGCTAAGGCTGCAATAGAGGGTTGCAATCCAACGGATCCGTTAATTGCATTTAGCACCACGTCGGCTCCACACGCTGCAGCTTGTGCAGCTGCCCTCTCCCCGACAAGTATCTGTGTGCCCTTGATTTGCATTCTCTCAAGATGAGCTTGCAATGCTTGAGCAGAGCTTGATTCCCTCACAGCCACGATAGGCACGTGGAACTGTGCGATTTGTTGCGCAAGCAGACGAGGATTCGATCCATTGGCAGCAAGTGCCACAACCACAAAACGGTCCTGATGCCCAGCGATAACTTCTAAAGCTTGAGTACCGATGGATCCAGTAGACCCTAATATGACCACACTTCTTCGTGTGGAGCGCTCATCACTGCTGTCAAGATCATTCAGCGATGTAGTTGGAGAGTTGGGAACTGGATTGACAGCAGTATGTGCTGCTTCTACAGGCACTGCTGCTCGTGTAACTCCGGACGAAGTATTATCAACGCTACGTGTCTGAAACACTGAAGCAGTAGAGCAGGTCAACGCTGGCCTCCCAGGAATGTGAGCGAACTAACTGGACACAATCCACTGTGCCCTTTTCAGACACAGTTTTGGAGACAAATACCTCATTTATTGACACTATGTACACATCGCGGCGCACGTGAATGATACTTCTTCACAGTTGCACCGCATAAGGCTACGCGAGCTCACTACTCCTTGGAATCTTGAGCAGCAGATGTCGGTTTGCTGTCCCCTTCATCAAAACCAGGGAATGAGAGGTCAGGAATATCCAAATCAACCTTAGGGAAGGTTGAGCTGTCAAGAAGTGATGTCAACTCTGCCAGATACTGGTCTGGGTCCTGACCTTGTTTCGCTGAATGATCTGTAGCAGTAGCTTCTGCGCTAAGCGCCGCAACCTCGCCGGAGCGATCTTCTTGGTAAGTTTCAGACGGAGATTGCTGCGATGGTACAGCACTTGGTGCAGAGAAAGCTGTAGCAGGTGCCGGCATAACAACTGGAGAATTTAGCGCTTGAGTTTCGACTGCCGCAGACTCTTCGGAAGCAGCCTGTTGCGCTGAAACAGCCGCGTGAGGTTTGTCTGCGCCGGGGATTTCATAGTCATTGCTCTTGTTGCTGCTTTCAACGCTCTGAGTTGCAGACTGAGGCTGTTGCGGTGCCCAAGATCGTGGCTGAGCACTACTAGCACCTCCCACACTCAGAGGGTCAAAACGCTCAGTAGCCGCATCTTCAACAGCGAATGTGCTACCTTCAGCAGCTGGCTGTCGGTCAAGCGGAGAATTAGAAATCTGTGTTTCGCTGTTGTCTTGCTTTTCTGAATATCCCGCTGGAACTTGGACATCAGCATGAGGCGATGCTGCCAAAGCTGCGAGTGAAGCATTTGCAGATCCTGGAAAATTCACAGACTCATGCAAATCCTGTTTCGGTGAATTTGAGTTCACTGAATCCGGCTTAGCGGAGGGCGTCTGCACATTCTCTGCTGGGGTTCCTTGCTCAGGCTTAGCTGTGACAGGAGAAGCTGAAGACTGGAAAATCGCTTTCTCAGCTGCATCTAGACGGTTAAAATCATCGTCTTGCCCGCCGGATTGCGCAAAGCTGGTGTCTTGAGCAGGTTCATTGGCAAAACTTGTAGCATCCGCATCGCGTGAGACACGGTTATTCCGCGCTGACATATCAAAAAGAGGTGCGACTACCTGGGTTGCTGATGCAGTTTCATTCTGCGCTGGTAGAAATGCGGCTGGGAGCCCTTCTTGAGATTGAGAACTCTCGACATCATGGGCTTCTTGCGCAGGAGTGTAATCGTTGACACGCACATAGGATTCAACGCGTGACAGCAGCTGCACAGCAAAATTTAAGAAATAATCTACTTGACGCTCGTCGTAGCCTCTTTTGCCTTTGCATTGGGTGAAAATCACGTTGGATACACGTTTAGCATTCAAATCCACTAAATCTTTGGCATTCTCAGAATGGCGGTTCTGCCCTAATTCAATAGATAGTTTCTGAGCTATCTGATCGATTAAACGATCAACTTGGCTGCGTTTGTATGAAGACTGCTTCGACTTCCCTGCAGCAAAACGCTCCTTGGCCGCACGCGAAGCATGTTCAGAAAACTTCTGGAACATCGATTCGGTTTGCGCTCTCCACGCAACACGTCCGCGCTGATTGATTTCCCAAGAAGTTCGCTTATCAACTACTGCACGTTCCAAACGTGCAAGCGCAGCGTCAACTTGAGCAATAACAAATCCGTTCTTTACTAGCTCGAAAGACACATTTTGAATGTCCTCCTGTCCAAGACGAGGTTCATCACTCTCGTACAAGGCATGAGCCTTCTCAAGAAAAGCATCGACCTGCTGCGTGTCATAACCCCACTTGCGCTTTCCAGCAAGTGCGATCACAGATCCACGTTTCTCGGCATCCGGCTCTTGCGCCATAGGACATCGACCTCCCGCCCATCAGGGCATCAGACTCAGACAATCCAACATTACGTGATTGTTGCGACTCATTCAGTTAAGCATAACCTCATCAGACAACACGGATAACTGCTGAAGCTTAGCTGTGAGGGCTCTGCATGGGACCGTACGCTCAAATCCATCATAGGCATTACATGCATAACGTGTGTTGTTTGCAGCGCGCGATTCGTTCTAGTGATATTGTATTCTAGTTCGTTGCGGGCGATTAGCTCAGTTGGCTAGAGCGCCACC from the Bifidobacterium sp. genome contains:
- a CDS encoding thiamine phosphate synthase gives rise to the protein MTSQHSSPQHSYSQQSTSSQFPSMRNSFDLSAYLVLGPDDTHGRKVEDIVAAALRAGISFVQLRAKHSDASEIIDMAKKIAQAIADAGKSSTVPLVIDDRLDATWQARCEGIKVDGVHVGQTDISVEYCRKLLGPDAIVGLSANTEHLIDIINALPAGVIDYVGAGPVHPTTSKPDAGIDEHGVAHNLEIEGIRRLSEVSSYPVVAGGGVTVDDMPALAQTKVAGWFVISAIAGKSDPELATTQLIEAWNSAKHQQS
- a CDS encoding thiamine-binding protein; the protein is MESPTEQHHSDSDKPYINTVAALCIAPSGVGDELSEYVAQAVATIRDSGLPNETNAMFTNIEGDLDEVLAVVKDATMKLAGQGYRTGVTLKLDIRPGFTGQLTRKPQLVDEILNKQQ
- a CDS encoding isoprenyl transferase — translated: MSFEQVDYTSLDIPAAPFSEPSRIPDFPKNAVPRHVGVIMDGNGRWAKQRGLERTKGHQAAEPVVFDTIAGAIESGVRYLSLYTFSTENWKRSPAEVRFLMGFSRDIIHRRVAQMDEWGVRVRWSGRRPKLWKSVIDELEVAMDRTKNNSVIDVVFCINYGGRAEIADAASAIAKEVASGKIKGGRVTEKMIAEHLYNPDIPDCDLVIRTSGEQRTSNFLPWEAAYAELDFVPELFPDCGRDVLWRSIDDYIHRDRRFGGVKA
- the recO gene encoding DNA repair protein RecO is translated as MVTYRDEAVVLTTVKLGEADRIITLLSREHGKIRAVAKGVRRTKSKFGARLEPFMRTDVLIAEGRTLDRITQAASIMPYADLICGDYDLYTNGSVILETINKLLSSEHESAKDQYSLLVAALASLSRHRHRPELISASYVMRSLALAGWFPRCDSCVVCGRREGLDFFSVPAGGVMCSNDRTPEARRISAHSCTVLNALVHGDWSVLDVAGETAEHGRHGERVAIDPLCARIVEEWGEYYLERPIRSLRLLDS
- a CDS encoding alpha/beta hydrolase family protein, with amino-acid sequence MVSLPIFIMMIGILTSVSHITTVPWKNEPTNQSVATLSSDTSVTFNNPDNVHLAKDGDYQVKEHHESFVATQSSTGDKQNINMLIREPVGASGKLPAIVFMHGAGYGTSDNSFGDVAETLSSAGFVTVVIDKPVWNTSDVNRDYPASAKAYDQAVQYLRNQSNVDSEKVGIYATSESTWISAYLLQDDPKIAFQILLSPMVNSPRHSLGFLAAQDFALVGANPGYQSIVRRLFSTDAALFNLDNIDIDTMRASAYAIPTFVAYGSKDVMTAQVEGTQEILKLAHQANNWNVTVRNYPIANHVLRLGDEAQSGTPLADHYPEDVTDWAIGQVNNLTQTSERVAGETIRQSIAVPSDLHARPTLTVYMIGVHVAAILFILASIVLALVALGSKIKHIVKHKGHALGFVHGFGGILLLITGTTLATLLLFISGLGQVVVGVVKLAWGGAPEPAGMIYWSWPVIQIVSTLVVWAWSRIFGRLFEVASLRGLTSIHQDAAGLSAEEKLAIAQQKSKPVLASTRLGRALFVITTLAMFCILLVFAFWGLFVY
- the dxr gene encoding 1-deoxy-D-xylulose-5-phosphate reductoisomerase, whose translation is MNDLDSSDERSTRRSVVILGSTGSIGTQALEVIAGHQDRFVVVALAANGSNPRLLAQQIAQFHVPIVAVRESSSAQALQAHLERMQIKGTQILVGERAAAQAAACGADVVLNAINGSVGLQPSIAALASGAQLALANKESVVAGGHLLFDAQVRPKQINPVDSEHSAIWQSLRSGAHHEVASLILTASGGPFRTWSTERMRTITPEQALCHPTWHMGPVVTVNSSNMMNKGLEIIEASRLFGIPPQHIQVTVHPQSIVHSLVEFCDGATIAQMSPPDMKLPIALGLSAPDRLPQISSACDWSQASQWTFDVVNDEAFPAVSVAREALETSENHTIAMNAANEQAVQAFLQHRLPYLAIIDVVRVTLDQMDTQLKEQGWCQEVEQIFELERDARRIADSLLVRAES
- a CDS encoding DivIVA domain-containing protein: MAQEPDAEKRGSVIALAGKRKWGYDTQQVDAFLEKAHALYESDEPRLGQEDIQNVSFELVKNGFVIAQVDAALARLERAVVDKRTSWEINQRGRVAWRAQTESMFQKFSEHASRAAKERFAAGKSKQSSYKRSQVDRLIDQIAQKLSIELGQNRHSENAKDLVDLNAKRVSNVIFTQCKGKRGYDERQVDYFLNFAVQLLSRVESYVRVNDYTPAQEAHDVESSQSQEGLPAAFLPAQNETASATQVVAPLFDMSARNNRVSRDADATSFANEPAQDTSFAQSGGQDDDFNRLDAAEKAIFQSSASPVTAKPEQGTPAENVQTPSAKPDSVNSNSPKQDLHESVNFPGSANASLAALAASPHADVQVPAGYSEKQDNSETQISNSPLDRQPAAEGSTFAVEDAATERFDPLSVGGASSAQPRSWAPQQPQSATQSVESSNKSNDYEIPGADKPHAAVSAQQAASEESAAVETQALNSPVVMPAPATAFSAPSAVPSQQSPSETYQEDRSGEVAALSAEATATDHSAKQGQDPDQYLAELTSLLDSSTFPKVDLDIPDLSFPGFDEGDSKPTSAAQDSKE